The Microtus pennsylvanicus isolate mMicPen1 chromosome 19, mMicPen1.hap1, whole genome shotgun sequence genome includes a region encoding these proteins:
- the Lrrc4 gene encoding leucine-rich repeat-containing protein 4 codes for MKLLWQVTVHHTWNAVLLPVVYLTAQVWILCAAIAAAASAGPQNCPSVCSCSNQFSKVVCTRRGLSEVPQGIPSNTRYLNLMENNIQMIQADTFRHLHHLEVLQLGRNSIRQIEVGAFNGLASLNTLELFDNWLTVIPSGAFEYLSKLRELWLRNNPIESIPSYAFNRVPSLMRLDLGELKKLEYISEGAFEGLFNLKYLNLGMCNIKDMPNLTPLVGLEELEMSGNHFPEIRPGSFHGLSSLKKLWVMNSQVSLIERNAFDGLASLVELNLAHNNLSSLPHDLFTPLRYLVELHLHHNPWNCDCDILWLAWWLREYIPTNSTCCGRCHAPMHMRGRYLVEVDQAAFQCSAPFIMDAPRDLNISEDRMAELKCRTPPMSSVKWLLPNGTVLSHASRHPRISVLNDGTLNFSRVLLIDTGVYTCMVTNVAGNSNASAYLNVSSAELNTPNFSFFTTVTVETTEISPEDITRKYKPVPTTSTGYQPAYTTSTTVLIQTTRVPKQVPVPSTDTTDKMQTSLDEVMKTTKIIIGCFVAVTLLAAAMLIVFYKLRKRHQQRSTVTAARTVEIIQVDEDIPAAASAAATAAPSGVSGEGAVVLPTIHDHINYNTYKPAHGAHWTENSLGNSLHPTVTTISEPYIIQTHTKDKVQETQI; via the coding sequence ATGAAGCTCTTGTGGCAGGTAACTGTGCACCACACCTGGAATGCCGTCCTGCTTCCCGTCGTCTACCTCACGGCGCAAGTGTGGATTCTGTGTGCAGCCATCGCTGCTGCCGCTTCAGCCGGGCCCCAGAACTGCCCCTCCGTCTGTTCCTGCAGTAACCAGTTCAGCAAGGTGGTGTGCACCCGCCGGGGCCTCTCTGAGGTCCCGCAGGGTATTCCTTCCAACACCCGGTATCTCAACCTCATGGAAAACAACATCCAAATGATTCAGGCCGACACCTTCAGGCACCTCCACCACCTGGAGGTCCTGCAGCTGGGCAGGAACTCCATCAGGCAAATAGAGGTGGGGGCCTTCAATGGCCTCGCCAGCCTCAACACCCTGGAACTGTTTGACAACTGGCTGACTGTCATCCCCAGTGGGGCCTTTGAGTACCTGTCAAAGCTGCGGGAGCTCTGGCTTCGCAACAACCCCATTGAAAGCATCCCCTCTTATGCCTTCAACCGGGTGCCCTCCCTCATGCGTCTGGACTTGGGGGAGCTCAAGAAGCTGGAGTATATCTCCGAGGGAGCTTTTGAGGGACTGTTCAATCTCAAGTACCTGAACTTGGGCATGTGCAACATTAAGGATATGCCCAATCTTACACCCCTAGTGGGGCTAGAGGAGCTTGAGATGTCAGGGAACCACTTTCCTGAGATCAGGCCAGGGTCCTTCCATGGCCTTAGCTCCCTCAAGAAACTGTGGGTGATGAACTCACAAGTCAGCTTGATTGAGAGGAATGCTTTTGATGGGCTGGCTTCCCTTGTGGAACTCAACCTGGCCCACAATAACCTTTCATCTTTGCCCCATGACCTCTTCACTCCCCTGAGATACCTAGTGGAGTTGCACCTACACCACAATCCTTGGAACTGTGATTGTGATATCCTGTGGCTGGCTTGGTGGCTTCGGGAGTACATTCCCACCAATTCCACCTGCTGTGGCCGCTGTCATGCTCCCATGCACATGCGAGGCCGTTACCTGGTGGAGGTGGACCAGGCGGCCTTCCAGTGCTCTGCTCCCTTCATCATGGATGCACCCCGGGACCTCAATATCTCTGAGGATCGGATGGCAGAACTTAAGTGCCGGACTCCCCCTATGTCCTCTGTGAAGTGGTTGCTGCCCAATGGAACAGTGCTCAGCCACGCCTCCCGACACCCACGGATCTCTGTCCTTAATGATGGCACCTTGAACTTTTCTCGTGTGCTGCTCATAGACACTGGAGTATACACATGCATGGTGACCAATGTGGCAGGCAACTCCAATGCCTCGGCCTACCTCAATGTGAGCTCGGCCGAGCTCAACACCCCCAACTTCAGCTTCTTCACCACAGTAACAGTGGAGACCACAGAGATCTCACCTGAGGACATAACACGAAAGTACAAGCCTGTTCCCACCACATCCACTGGTTACCAGCCGGCATATACCACCTCTACCACGGTGCTCATTCAGACCACCCGTGTGCCCAAGCAGGTGCCAGTACCCTCAACAGACACCACCGACAAGATGCAGACCAGCCTGGATGAAGTCATGAAGACCACCAAGATCATCATTGGCTGCTTTGTGGCCGTGACACTCCTAGCTGCTGCCATGTTGATTGTCTTCTATAAACTTCGCAAGCGGCACCAGCAGCGGAGTACAGTCACAGCTGCCAGGACAGTAGAGATTATCCAGGTGGATGAAGACATCCCAGCAGCAGCGtctgcagcagcaacagcagcgcCATCCGGTGTATCAGGTGAGGGGGCAGTAGTGTTGCCCACAATACATGACCATATTAACTACAACACCTACAAACCAGCACACGGGGCCCACTGGACAGAAAACAGCCTGGGGAACTCTCTGCACCCCACAGTCACCACTATCTCTGAACCTTATATAATTCAGACCCATACCAAGGACAAGGTACAGGAAACTCAAATATGA